In Phyllobacterium zundukense, one DNA window encodes the following:
- a CDS encoding dienelactone hydrolase family protein — MMRLGILFIYLSMGPFYASAAFALEDRLVVNSRTLAEDDFLRGNTTAGTPVTLSGNLSGPEGVNKLPVVILLHGTDGPGSGAVWAWERFLNSIDIATLSLDSYTGRSLTQASTDQSLFGQFTQIYDAYRAADALADHPKIDTTRIALMGFSRGGNAALYSAMTRFQKTFGPSKGRIVAHLPFYPACNFQLVGELEVADAPIREFHGTDDDWTPAAPCRSYIDRLAAAGEDATMTEYKGAIHAFDSPRNPARFTDSDNQTSRNCMRTEVDGKLLNAATGRPFSYSDACVEFGPSSQYNDAAATAAQAAVKAFLEEVFGRN; from the coding sequence ATGATGAGGCTAGGCATTCTGTTCATCTATCTGAGCATGGGGCCATTTTACGCCTCGGCCGCATTCGCTTTGGAAGACAGGTTGGTGGTCAATTCTCGCACGCTTGCTGAGGACGATTTTCTGCGTGGCAACACCACGGCGGGAACACCGGTCACTCTGAGTGGCAATCTAAGTGGACCAGAGGGCGTCAACAAACTGCCGGTCGTCATCTTGCTGCACGGCACGGATGGACCTGGGAGCGGCGCGGTATGGGCTTGGGAGCGGTTTCTCAATAGCATCGATATCGCAACGCTGAGCCTCGACAGCTACACGGGACGGAGTCTCACGCAGGCCTCAACTGATCAATCTCTGTTCGGTCAATTCACGCAAATCTATGATGCTTATAGAGCCGCCGATGCGCTGGCGGACCACCCAAAGATTGACACCACACGGATTGCGCTGATGGGGTTTTCCCGTGGCGGCAATGCAGCGCTATATTCGGCAATGACACGCTTCCAGAAAACGTTCGGCCCGTCCAAGGGTCGCATAGTGGCGCATTTACCATTTTATCCCGCATGCAATTTCCAGCTTGTCGGGGAATTGGAGGTTGCCGACGCACCAATCCGCGAATTCCACGGCACCGATGACGACTGGACACCTGCCGCGCCTTGTCGCTCCTATATTGATCGCCTGGCTGCGGCTGGCGAGGACGCGACAATGACAGAGTACAAGGGCGCAATTCATGCATTCGACAGCCCACGCAACCCGGCGCGTTTCACTGATTCCGACAATCAAACCTCGCGAAATTGCATGCGTACGGAGGTGGACGGGAAGCTCCTCAATGCCGCGACTGGCCGCCCTTTCAGCTATTCCGACGCCTGTGTCGAATTCGGTCCGAGCTCACAGTACAACGATGCTGCCGCAACGGCGGCACAGGCTGCTGT